Part of the Pseudarthrobacter sp. L1SW genome, CTGCCGGCCAGGCGCTGCACCTCGCCCTGCTGGTAGTAGCCGCCGAACAGCGCCTGGGGATCACCGTTGATAGCCCGTTTCTGGGCGACCGCCGCTGCCTCCAGCGCTTCAGGCCAGGCGCCGTGGAGCCGGAAGAGTTCGGCGCGGTGGCCCTGGCACTGGCCGCTGAAAGGAACCATGTCCGGGCGGGCGGCGCACCAGCGGTCCAGGGCCGCCGTCCACTGCAGCGCCCTCTCCAGGTCGAAGGCCAGATGGCAGTTGCCGATCACCGCGCAGTAGATGATGCCGGAAGGGATCGGGGAGAGCTCCCCTGTTGTCACGGCGATCATTGCTTCATCGAACAAGCTGATTGCCTCGTCAGCCCGGCCCAGCATCAGGGTGGCCTGGCCGGTGCCCAGGAGGCCCAGCGCGGACAGGTCCTTGTCCTGGAACCTTCGGCCGGCGTCGGCGGCCTGGGAGAAGAGCTGGAGTGCGCCTGCGGGATCCCCGCCATAGAGTTTGCCCAGGGCTGCGGGGACCAGCAGGAACCCCTCCACGACGTTCGGCTCCGTCAGCTCGTCCAGGAGCCGCTGGCCGCGGGCGAACCATCCCCCGGCCTGTGCCGCCTCGCCGAGGTTCATGAACTGGATCCCCAGCCAGCCGGCACACCGGGCGGCGCCCGCCACATCGCCGACTTCCAGGTATTCCTCGTGGGCGCGGGTCAGTGTGTGCAGTCCTGTTGGCGTGTTGCCGGTCAGGATTTCGGCGGTGGCCAGCCGTTCAAGGTCGGCAGCGGGGAGTCCGCCACGCTGGTCCGCGTCCGTGTAGCTCCTGAGGGCATCGGTCCAGCGATTCTCCCGGAAGGCCAGCCTGCCGTCGTCGATGGCCGTTTCAGTTGACACGTTGACCTCCTCGGGCGCCGTCCGCCCAGCCGGCCTCGTTGCCCCGGGCGCCGGGCATCCGGGACCTAAGCGCCACGCTACGCCCGGTGCACACCGGGCACAAGCGGCAGGACGGGGCGCCTCCCGCTACGGCCGGAGCAGCGCGCGGAGCGTCTGGATGGTGTCCGCTTCCGCCGCGGCCTTGTCGTCTCGGTAGCGCTTGACCCGCGCGAACCGCAACGCGATGCCGCCGGGATAGCGGGATGACTGCTGCACGCCGTCGATCGCTATTTCCACGACGGTAACGGGCTGCACCCACACCGTGCCTGCCGTGCGGCGAACCTCGAGCTCCTGGAAGCGCCCGGTCTGCCAGCGCAGCAGCTCATCCGTGAGGCCCTTGAAGGTCTTGCCCACCATCACGTAGCCGCCGGGTTCGCTAAATTCGCCGGTGGGGTCCAGGGCTCCGAGGTGCAGGTTCGACAGCAGCCCGGTGCGCCGGCCCGAGCCCCACTCGCAGGCGAGGACCACGAGGTCATAGGTGAGCACCGGCTTCACCTTGATCCAGTTGGAACCGCGCCGGCCGGCCGCGTAGGGCGATCCCACGGCCTTCACCACCACGCCCTCGTGCCCGGCTGCGAGCGCATCACGGGACACCCTCTCTGCGACGGCTGCATCGGCCGTGATCTCGCCGGGGATCCGGAGCCCGGGCGCGATGCTATCAAGCACGCCGATGCGGGTGGACAGCGGCTCGTCAAGCAGGTCCCGCCCGTCAAGGTGCAGCACATCGAAGAACCAGGGGTGCAGCAGCGTTTCGCGGACAGCGTCCGCCCCGAACCGGGACATGGTCTCCTGGAACGGCCGCGGGCCCCCGTCCTCGTCCAAGGCGAGCGTCTCGCCGTCGAGGATCACGTCCCGCACGTCGAGGCCGCGAATCGCCGCCACCACCTCGGGCAACCGGTGGGTCACGTCGGCCAGGGTGCGGGTGTAGATGCGCACGTCGTCGCCGGTGCGGTGCACCTGGATGCGCGCGCCGTCGAGCTTGTATTCCACGGACGCCTCCCCGGTGGCTTCCAGCGCCGCGCTGGCGCTGGCCGCGGTTGAGGCGAGCATGGGCTGCACCGGACGCCCGACGACGAGGCCGACGGCGTCCAGCTGGGCGGGCGTTCCGGTGATGGCCAGCAAGGCGGTCCCGCCGAGATCGCCGGAGAGCATGGCCGCGCGGCGGACGGCCTCGACGGGCCGGTCGGAGGCACGGGCCACCGCATCCGTCAGTACACCCTCCAGGGCACCGGTCCGCAGTTCTCCGAGCAGCACGCCGGCGATGAATGCCTGCTCGCGTTCAGTGGCTGCCGCCGTGAGCGTCCTGAGCGTCGCGGCGCGTCCTGCTGCCGATCCCGCGCCTGCTGTTGCAAGCAGCCGGTCCAACGCAACATCGAGGTCCGCGACAGTCAGGCTCGGCTCGGCGGCGGGCTCCCCCATGGCGGCTGACATGCCGCGCCAGCCGACCCCTACCCGGCCTTGGCGGGGCTTGGCAACCAACAGCCCAACCGCCGTCGCGATCTCTGCGGGCTCAAGCCGGCGCAGCAGGTGGGCCAGCGCGTCCACCTTCACGAGCCGGGACCGGGTGGACGCCACGGCATCCGCAGTTCTGACAAGCTCGTCCAGCAGCATGGCAATCAGTCTGCCACGCACGTGGACGGACGGCTGGCCGCTGATGCTGGACAGCGCGAAATGCCAGTTCCAGACTGGACCCATGGGAATCATCGTCGCGAACCTGTTCATGACCCTCGACGGCGTCTACCAGGCGCCCGGCGGCCGCGAGGAGGACACCGCGGGCGGCTTCGCCTTCGGTGGGTGGCAGGCGCCGGTGTCCGACGACGAGGCTGAAGCGTCCATCGAGGCTGGGATCAACCAGATCGACGCCCTGCTTCTCGGCCGGAAGACCTACGACATCTTCGCTTCCTACTGGCCCCACCAGTCCGGCGACATTGGCGGCACGCTCAACCGCGTGCCCAAGTACGTTGTCTCCGGCACCCTCACCGCTCCTGGCTGGGCGGGCACAACAGTCCTGCCGGATGCCGAGGCCGCGGGCCGGCTGCGGAAGGACTACGAGCAGGTCCATATGTTCGGCAGCGGCGTCCTCATCCGTTCGCTGCTCGCGGCAAATGTGCTCGACCGCCTCCACCTCTGGCTGTACCCGGTCACCCTGGGGCAGGGCAAGCGCCTTTTCGACGCCGGGACCATCCCCGCCACGTTCCGCCTCGCCGAGCCGGCGCGCAGCTTCCCGAAGGGGGCGGTGTCGCTGGTCTACGAGCGCGCGGGGGGCGTGGAGACCCAGGACATGCCGGGGACTTGATCCCTAGGCCCACAAAAAACCGGCCCAGCGGATGCTGGACCGGTTTTTTGTGCATGCACGGTTGCCCGCACGGAGCCACAGGTCAGTGGCTGTGGCCTGCGTGCTCGTCTTCCTCGGCAGGCTTTTCGACAACCAAGGTCTCGGTGGTGAGGACCAGGGCAGCGATGGAAGCTGCGTTGCGGAGGGCGGCGCGGGTGACCTTGACGGGGTCGATCACGCCGGCGGCGATCAGGTCCTCGTACTCGCCCGACTTGGCGTTGAAGCCGTTGTTGGTTTCGAGCTCGGCAACCTTGGCGGTGATGACGTAGCCGTCGAAGCCGGCGTTCTGGGCAATCCAGCGCAGCGGCTGGACCAGCGCGCGGCGGACGATGCCCACAGCAGCGGCGGCGTCGCCTTCGAGCGCCTTGACAGCAGGGTCCTCGTCCAGTGCCTTCAGGGCGTGGATCAGGGCCGAGCCGCCGCCGGCGACGATGCCTTCTTCAAGGGCAGCGCGCGTGGAGGAAACAGCGTCCTCGATGCGGTGCTTCTTTTCCTTGAGCTCAACCTCGGTGGCTGCGCCGACCTTGATGACGCCGATGCCGCCGGCCAGCTTGGCCAGGCGCTCCTGGAGCTTTTCACGGTCCCAGTCGGAGTCGGTGCGGGTCAGCTCGGCGCGGAGCTGGGCGACTCGTGCTGCCACGTCTTCGGCCGAACCTGCGCCGTCGACAATGGTGGTGTTGTCCTTGGTTACCGTGATGCGGCGGGCGGTACCCAGCACCTCAAGGCCGACGGTGTCCAGGCTGAGGCCCAGTTCCGGGGAGACAACCTGCGCACCGGTGAGGGTGGCGATGTCCTGCAGCATGGCCTTGCGGCGGTCGCCGAAGCCGGGAGCCTTGACGGCCACGACGTTCAGGGTGCCGCGGATGCGGTTGACGATCAGCGTGGACAGGGCCTCACCGTCGATGTCTTCAGCGATGATGAACAGCGGCTTGGAGCTCTGCAGGGCCTTTTCCAGCAGCGGCAGGAATTCCTGCACCGCGGAGATTTTGCCCTGGTTGATCAGGATGAGGGCATCCTCAAGGACTGCTTCCTGGCGTTCCGCGTCGGTGACGAAGTACGGGGACAGGTAGCCCTTGTCGAACTGCATGCCCTCGGTGAGGACCAGTTCGGTCTGGGTGGTGGAGGACTCCTCGATGGTGATCACACCATCCTTGCCCACCTTGCCGAAGGCCTCGGCGAGGAGCTCGCCGATCTCGTCGCTCTGGGCGGAGATTGCTGCAACGTTGGCCACCTGGGTGCCTTCAACGGGGCGGGCGTTCTCCAGCAGGCGTGCTGCAACGGCTTCAACGGAAACCTCGATGCCCCGCTTGATCTGGCCGGGAGCAGCGCCTGCCGCTACGTTGCGCAGGCCTTCCTTGACCAGGGCCTGCGCCAGGACGGTTGCCGTGGTGGTGCCGTCACCGGCAACATCGTTGGTCTTGGTGGCCACTTCCTTGGCCAGCTGCGCGCCAAGGTTCTCGTAGGGGTCGTCCAGTTCCACTTCGCGGGCGATGGTGACGCCGTCGTTCGTGATGGTGGGAGCGCCCCACTTCTTGTCCAGGACGACGTTGCGGCCGCGGGGGCCGAGCGTCACCTTGACGGTGTTGGCGAGCTTATCGATGCCGGCTTCAAGAGACCGGCGGGCAGCGTCATTAAACGCAAGCTGCTTTGCCATGGTTTTGTCCTTTCAAGACAGAACCCCGCGCAGCTGACCAGCAGAATGCAAGACCAGCGGCACGGGGATCCGGGGAGTTACTTTACGACGATCGCCAGGACGTCGCGGGCGGACAGCACGAGGTACTCGGTGCCGCCGGTCTTGACTTCGGTTCCGCCGTACTTGGAGTAGATAACGACGTCGCCGACGGCTACGTCGACAGGAACGCGGTTGCCGTCTTCGAAGCGGCCGGGGCCTACAGCAACAACTTCGCCTTCCTGGGGCTTCTCCTGCGCGGAGTCCGGGATGACCAGGCCGGAAGCCGTGGTCTGCTCGGCTTCGAGCGGGCGGACAACAATACGATCCTCAAGAGGCTTAATAGAGACCGACACTCGGACCTCTCCTTTTCGTCAGCAAATTCGTGGACTGGAAAGCATTCCGCCGTGGCTGGCAAACCGTCGTCGCGGTGCCGGCAGCAGCCTGGCTGGCAGCTCTTCATGTATTAGCACCCTCCTAGGGAGAGTGCTAATGAAGACTCTATGTAAGGGTTAGCACTCGGTCAAGGCGAGTGCCAGCATTTCGTCACGGGCGGACACCATCCATGTACATTTGACCGGTGCGAGCAGCCCTGTACCTGACCCTTGCCACCCTCTTCTGGGCGGGCAACTTCGTTGTAGGGCAGGCCGCCATGGAAACCATGCAGCCGCTCCAGTTGACCTTCTGGCGCTGGGCCCTGGCTGCCGTGCCGCTGCTGGTCCTTGCCCAGGCCGTTGACCGGCCCGACTGGCGCGCTGTCCTGCGCCGCTGGCGCATGCTCCTGCTCCTGAGCTGCCTGGGCATGAGCGCCTACACACTGCTGCTCTACAGCGCACTGGGACACACCTCGGCCCTGAACGCTTCCCTGGTGACTGCCGCGAACCCGGCCCTGATCATGGTCCTGGCCGCCATCCTGCTCCGGGACAGGCCGGGCCCGCTGAGCTGGGTGGGCGTTGCCCTGGGCCTGGCAGGGGTCCTGCTGGTCCTCACCGGCGGCAACCTGCAGCGGCTGCTGACTTTCTCCATCGACGCCGGTGAATTGCTGATCGTTGCGGCCATCACCGTCTGGGGTTTTTACACCATCACTGCGCGCAGGCTGTCCGTCCCGGCGATTACGTCTACCGCGGTGCAGGTGGCCATGGCGGCCGTTGTCCTGGTCCCCTTTGCGGTGGCAGCGGGAGCCGGGCTGCCGGCCACTCCCTCGGAGGGCTGGTCGCTGGCGTACATCGCCCTGTTCCCCTCGCTGGGTTCCTACCTGCTCTGGAACCTGGCCCTCAAGCGCACCACGGCTGCCAACGCCGGCAACTACCTGAACCTCATCGCAGTGTTTACCGCCATCATCACCATTACCTTGGGGCAGCCCATCACCGTCCCCCAGGTCCTGGGCGGCATCCTGGTTATTTCAGGCGTCCTGCTCACCAGTGCGGGCAGCAAGCCACCTCAGCGGCCCAGGTCGTCGAAGTCGACGTCCTCTCCGCCGTCGGCCTCCCCCGGGGAATTCCGCCCCCGGTAGAGGAGGAAGGCAGAAGCCAGGGCAGTCAACAGGGATGCGACAAGGAAGACGACGCTGCCGGCCCGGGCACCGTCGTAAAGCCCGCGGATATCCCGGGCCTCCTGGGTGTCGTCCTGGATGTTGTTGCCGCCCACCGAGTAGACCGTGGCGTTGAAGGTGTCCAGGAAGAAAATGACCACCAGGAGCGCGAGGCACACCACGGCCACCACCGAACTGGCGATCAGTGCCGGCCGGGCAAACCTCGCCAGCCCGCCGTCCCCGGGTTGGGGCTGACGGGACTGCTGGGGACCTGCACTCTGGTTCATGGCTTCAACACTATCGGCATCGCGGCGTGCCGCTCCTCCACTAGGCTGGAACCCATGGCTCACGCTCCCCAGGACCAGATTGCACCGCTGCTCACCCCTGAAGGCTGGGAGCTCCTGGCGTCCCTGGGCCCCTACCAGGAGGAGAAATCCTTCGAGCTGAACTCCGCCCTCCGCAAGGCAGGCCACTCCCCCGAACTGGTTTCCGCCGTCCTCACCCAGTCCAGGCTCCGCACCAAGGCCGCCGCGAAATTCGGTGAGTTCGCCCGCAGCATGCTGTTCACCCAGGCGGGGCTGGAACAGGCAACCCGGCTGAACGTAGCCGCCCGCCACGCCCAACGGTTCGCCGAGGCCGGCATCCGCCACGTGGCGGACCTCGGCTGCGGCCTCGCTGCGGACTCGCTGGCGCTGGCATCGATGGACATCAACGTCACCGCCGTCGAGATGGACGAGACGACGGCGGCCTGCGCCACGGTGAACCTCATTCCGTTCCCCAACGCCACAGTGGTCCACGCGGACGCCACGGCTGTGCCGCTGGACGGGGTCGACGGCGTCTGGCTGGATCCCGCGCGCCGCGTCACCTCCAGTTCGGGGACCAAACGGATTTGGGACCCGGAAGCATTCTCTCCGCCGTTGTCCTTCGTGGAGAAGCTGGCGGCGTCCGGGCTGGCCGTGGGCGTCAAGATGGGGCCCGGCATGCCGCATGAGTCCGTTCCGCCCGGCTGTGAGGCGCAGTGGGTTTCGGTAGCCGGCGACGTCACCGAGGTGGCGCTGTGGTTCAACGCGGTGCGCCGGCCCGGAGTCCGCCGGGCTGCGCTGGTGCTCGGCGCCCAGGGCGCGGCCGAGCTGACCAGCGGCGAGGACTTTGGGGCGGGGCCAGCGGCACCGGTGGGGCCGGTGGAGGGATACCTGTACGAACCGGACGGCGCCGTGATCCGGGCCGGCCTGGTGGCCGACGTCGCACTGCAGCTGGACGGGCACCTGGTGGATGAGCACATCGCCTACATCTGCGCTCCCCGCCTGGTGGACACCCCGTTCGCGCGCGCCTACAAGGTCCTGGACGTGATGCCGTACAACGTGAAGGCGCTGAAGGCCTGGGTGAAGGCGGAGGGCATCGGCGTGCTGGACATCAAGAAGCGCGGCACCGCCGTCACACCCGAAGAACTGCGCAAGCAGTTGCTGCCCGCAGGGAAGAACCCAGCCGGGAAGAATGCAGGGGGGAAAGCAGCTGGCAAGAAGGCCGGGGCCAAAACAGCCACCCTGGTCCTGACCCGCATTGGGGAGGACCGGGTGGCCATCGTGGTGGAGCCGGTGCAGGGCACTGCCGGCGAAGAAACGGCTACTGCGCGCGCATGAACTCCTCGGCGGCACGCACCTGCCCGGCCGTGGGCCGGACGCCGGTGTAGAGCACAAACTGCTCCAGCGCCTGGATGGTGGCCACTTCCGCACCGGTAATTACCGGCTTACCTGCCGCCCGTGCTGCCTTGACCAGTGGCGTCTCGGCAGGCAGCGCAACGACGTCGAACACCACGCGGGCGGCGGCGATCGCTTCCTGCGGAAAGGCGAGCGACTCAGCCTCCGGCCCTCCGGCCATGCCGATGGGGGTGACGTTGATGATCAGGTCAGCCGTCCCGCCGTCGAGCGCTGCCCGCCATTGGAAGCCGTACTGTTCGGCGAGCGCCCGGCCCGTGCTTTCGTTCCGCGCGAGGACAGTGACGTCGGTGAAGCCGGCGTCGCGCAGCGCCGCGACGGTCGCCTTGGCCATCCCGCCAGCGCCCTGGACCAGGACGGAGTAGCCGGTGGGCACCTTGTTGGTGGCCAGAAGCTGTTCGATTGCCGTGTAGTCGGTGTTGTAGGCCTTGAGGTGCCCGTCAGTGTTCACGATGGTGTTCACGGAATCGATGGCCTTGGCGGAGGGGTCCATCTCGTCCACGAGGGCGATCACATCTTCCTTGTACGGCATGGAGATGGCGCAACCCCGGATGCCCAGCCCGCGGACCCCGGCGATGGCCTGTTCCAGGTTGGTGGGGGCGAACGCCTTGTAGATCCAGTTAAGGTTCAGCTGCTCATACAGGTGGTTGTGGAAGCGGGTCCCGTTGTTGCTGGGCCGGGCCGAGAGCGAGATGCAGAGGGTCATGTCTTTATTCAGAATGGGCACCCCACCATTTAACCCGCTCCCTCCCAACTGGGTAGCGCCAAGTGTCGTTTTGGGGGTTCAAAACGACACTTAGCGCTACTTAGTTGGGTTAGGGGCAGCCGGTTCCCGCGGGGAAGCTTCCGACGGCGGCGGGCAGCTTCCCGGGGGCGGGCGCCTTTCCTGCCAGGACGGCGGCCAGGGCGTCGAAGGCGCCATCGCTGCGGCCATAGAGGGCCATCTTCACCGGAGCGGCCGAGTCCTGCAGCGGCCAGGGAGCATCGAGGGCGACGGCGATGTCCCCTTCCGCCCCGCGCCCGCCGTAGCCGATCAGGGTGACCAGCGGCCCGGAGCCCACGGACAGTCCGGCCCGGCCGGCAGCAGCTTCAAACCGGGCCCTGTCCGCCGGCCCGCCGCCGGCCACCCGCACCGCCCCCGGCACCAGCGGGCCGGTGCACGGTCCGGAGAGCATGGTGACTGCAGCGGCCGAAACCCGGGCTGAGAGGGATCCCCCGCTTCCCGCCGGCGCACCGGTTGCCGCAGCAGTCCGGCCGTGCCACGCCATCATGGTGGCCACCCGCCGGGCGGCTTCATCCAGGCGTTCAGCCGGCAGGCTGCCGGATGCAACGGCCTGGACAATGGCCGCATGCGCCTGCGCCACGTCGGCCGGCATGAGCAGGAGGTCCGCACCGGCGGCGAGGGCCATCACGGCGGCCGTTCCGCCGGGGTACTGCTTGGTCACCGCGCCCATGTTCAGGGCGTCCGTCACCGCCACCCCTTTGAAGCCCAGGCCCCGCAGCGCCGCGTACGTGGGTCCCGAGAGCGACGCCGGGACGCCGGGTTCCAGCGCCGGGACGGCGATGTGTCCGGTCATCACCATCGGCGAACCGGCGGCGACGGCGGCCTCGAACGGCTTCCAGTCGCGGCCGCTGAGTTCCGCAACGGACGCGGGCTGCACGGGGAGGCCCACGTGGGAATCAACGGCCACCGAGCCGTGCCCCGGGAAGTGCTTGACGGCCGGCAGGACTCCAGCGGCGAGCATCCCCTGGGCGAACGCGACGCCGAGGGAGGCGGCAGCGCCCGGGTCCGAGGACATGGACCTGGCACCGATGGTGGGGTCCTTCGGGCCGATGGTGACGTCCGTATCGGGAGCGAAATCCACGTTGAACCCCAGCGGCACAAGCTCAGCCGCCAGCCCCTGCCCTGCCTCCTTGGCCAGCGGCGCGCTCCCGGCTGCCCCGTAGCTCATGGGCGTGGGCCATTCCGTCAGGGGCGGCCCCAGCCTGGCAACCTGGCCGCCTTCCTGGTCCACCGCGATGATCCCGGGCCAGGGGCGGCCGGCTGCGGCCTGGGCCAGCCGCTGGTTGATCGCAGCCATGCCGGGCACGTCCATCCTGCCCTGGGGGTCGAGCGGAACGTTGTCGCCCATGATGATGGACCCGGCAAGGTGCAGGCGCTCGATGGCGGCAGCGTGGGCCTCCACCTCCCTGCCCTTGAAGAACGGCAGGAGGACCTGCCCCGCTTTCTCTTCGGTGGTCATCGCGGCCACGGCGGCGGCGGCCTTGTCCGCGTCGCGCTGCTGGGGACCCCAACCCAGTGGCCTGGCACCCGGATCAGGTGCCGGCGAGGAGGTGGCGGGCGCCGTCGTGGTACCCGTAGGGGTGGGCGGGGCTGGAGCGGAAGGGGCCGACGACGGGACGGGCCCGGGTGCGGCCATGCAGGACGCCAGGGCTACTGCGGCAGAGGCTGCCGCCAGGAGTGGGAGGGTTTTGTTAGGACTGTCACGCAGGTGTTGGAACAAGGCCATCAATACGATGCTACCCCTGCACTAGACTTGAACCACCCGTTCGCCTGCCGGCAACAGCCTGTCAGTGACGGCGTGAGCCAGCGGCAAACAGGACAGTTAGGAAATGCGTGAAGATCGATTTCGCCCCCTCAAGGCAGTCAACCCTGGGCGTTGAATGGGAACTCGCGCTGGTGGACGGCAGGACAGGCGAACTCGCATCCGTTGCCAATGAGGTGCTCCGCGGCGTTGCCTCACGCCACCCGGAACTGAACGATGACGACGAGCACCCGCACATCAAGCAGGAACTGCTGCTGAACACTGTTGAGCTGGTGACCGGCATCTGCGAGACCGCCGCTGAGGCCAAGGAAGACCTGAGCCGCTCGCTGGCTGCCGTCCGCGAAATCACCGATCCCATGGGCGTGGAGCTCTTTTGCGCGGGAAGCCACCCGTTCAGCCCGCCGCAGCTCCAGC contains:
- a CDS encoding glycoside hydrolase family 3 N-terminal domain-containing protein; this encodes MTTEEKAGQVLLPFFKGREVEAHAAAIERLHLAGSIIMGDNVPLDPQGRMDVPGMAAINQRLAQAAAGRPWPGIIAVDQEGGQVARLGPPLTEWPTPMSYGAAGSAPLAKEAGQGLAAELVPLGFNVDFAPDTDVTIGPKDPTIGARSMSSDPGAAASLGVAFAQGMLAAGVLPAVKHFPGHGSVAVDSHVGLPVQPASVAELSGRDWKPFEAAVAAGSPMVMTGHIAVPALEPGVPASLSGPTYAALRGLGFKGVAVTDALNMGAVTKQYPGGTAAVMALAAGADLLLMPADVAQAHAAIVQAVASGSLPAERLDEAARRVATMMAWHGRTAAATGAPAGSGGSLSARVSAAAVTMLSGPCTGPLVPGAVRVAGGGPADRARFEAAAGRAGLSVGSGPLVTLIGYGGRGAEGDIAVALDAPWPLQDSAAPVKMALYGRSDGAFDALAAVLAGKAPAPGKLPAAVGSFPAGTGCP
- a CDS encoding class I SAM-dependent methyltransferase; translated protein: MAHAPQDQIAPLLTPEGWELLASLGPYQEEKSFELNSALRKAGHSPELVSAVLTQSRLRTKAAAKFGEFARSMLFTQAGLEQATRLNVAARHAQRFAEAGIRHVADLGCGLAADSLALASMDINVTAVEMDETTAACATVNLIPFPNATVVHADATAVPLDGVDGVWLDPARRVTSSSGTKRIWDPEAFSPPLSFVEKLAASGLAVGVKMGPGMPHESVPPGCEAQWVSVAGDVTEVALWFNAVRRPGVRRAALVLGAQGAAELTSGEDFGAGPAAPVGPVEGYLYEPDGAVIRAGLVADVALQLDGHLVDEHIAYICAPRLVDTPFARAYKVLDVMPYNVKALKAWVKAEGIGVLDIKKRGTAVTPEELRKQLLPAGKNPAGKNAGGKAAGKKAGAKTATLVLTRIGEDRVAIVVEPVQGTAGEETATARA
- the groL gene encoding chaperonin GroEL (60 kDa chaperone family; promotes refolding of misfolded polypeptides especially under stressful conditions; forms two stacked rings of heptamers to form a barrel-shaped 14mer; ends can be capped by GroES; misfolded proteins enter the barrel where they are refolded when GroES binds); amino-acid sequence: MAKQLAFNDAARRSLEAGIDKLANTVKVTLGPRGRNVVLDKKWGAPTITNDGVTIAREVELDDPYENLGAQLAKEVATKTNDVAGDGTTTATVLAQALVKEGLRNVAAGAAPGQIKRGIEVSVEAVAARLLENARPVEGTQVANVAAISAQSDEIGELLAEAFGKVGKDGVITIEESSTTQTELVLTEGMQFDKGYLSPYFVTDAERQEAVLEDALILINQGKISAVQEFLPLLEKALQSSKPLFIIAEDIDGEALSTLIVNRIRGTLNVVAVKAPGFGDRRKAMLQDIATLTGAQVVSPELGLSLDTVGLEVLGTARRITVTKDNTTIVDGAGSAEDVAARVAQLRAELTRTDSDWDREKLQERLAKLAGGIGVIKVGAATEVELKEKKHRIEDAVSSTRAALEEGIVAGGGSALIHALKALDEDPAVKALEGDAAAAVGIVRRALVQPLRWIAQNAGFDGYVITAKVAELETNNGFNAKSGEYEDLIAAGVIDPVKVTRAALRNAASIAALVLTTETLVVEKPAEEDEHAGHSH
- a CDS encoding dihydrofolate reductase family protein: MGIIVANLFMTLDGVYQAPGGREEDTAGGFAFGGWQAPVSDDEAEASIEAGINQIDALLLGRKTYDIFASYWPHQSGDIGGTLNRVPKYVVSGTLTAPGWAGTTVLPDAEAAGRLRKDYEQVHMFGSGVLIRSLLAANVLDRLHLWLYPVTLGQGKRLFDAGTIPATFRLAEPARSFPKGAVSLVYERAGGVETQDMPGT
- a CDS encoding ATP-dependent DNA ligase; this translates as MLLDELVRTADAVASTRSRLVKVDALAHLLRRLEPAEIATAVGLLVAKPRQGRVGVGWRGMSAAMGEPAAEPSLTVADLDVALDRLLATAGAGSAAGRAATLRTLTAAATEREQAFIAGVLLGELRTGALEGVLTDAVARASDRPVEAVRRAAMLSGDLGGTALLAITGTPAQLDAVGLVVGRPVQPMLASTAASASAALEATGEASVEYKLDGARIQVHRTGDDVRIYTRTLADVTHRLPEVVAAIRGLDVRDVILDGETLALDEDGGPRPFQETMSRFGADAVRETLLHPWFFDVLHLDGRDLLDEPLSTRIGVLDSIAPGLRIPGEITADAAVAERVSRDALAAGHEGVVVKAVGSPYAAGRRGSNWIKVKPVLTYDLVVLACEWGSGRRTGLLSNLHLGALDPTGEFSEPGGYVMVGKTFKGLTDELLRWQTGRFQELEVRRTAGTVWVQPVTVVEIAIDGVQQSSRYPGGIALRFARVKRYRDDKAAAEADTIQTLRALLRP
- a CDS encoding DMT family transporter, translating into MRAALYLTLATLFWAGNFVVGQAAMETMQPLQLTFWRWALAAVPLLVLAQAVDRPDWRAVLRRWRMLLLLSCLGMSAYTLLLYSALGHTSALNASLVTAANPALIMVLAAILLRDRPGPLSWVGVALGLAGVLLVLTGGNLQRLLTFSIDAGELLIVAAITVWGFYTITARRLSVPAITSTAVQVAMAAVVLVPFAVAAGAGLPATPSEGWSLAYIALFPSLGSYLLWNLALKRTTAANAGNYLNLIAVFTAIITITLGQPITVPQVLGGILVISGVLLTSAGSKPPQRPRSSKSTSSPPSASPGEFRPR
- a CDS encoding response regulator transcription factor, with product MSTETAIDDGRLAFRENRWTDALRSYTDADQRGGLPAADLERLATAEILTGNTPTGLHTLTRAHEEYLEVGDVAGAARCAGWLGIQFMNLGEAAQAGGWFARGQRLLDELTEPNVVEGFLLVPAALGKLYGGDPAGALQLFSQAADAGRRFQDKDLSALGLLGTGQATLMLGRADEAISLFDEAMIAVTTGELSPIPSGIIYCAVIGNCHLAFDLERALQWTAALDRWCAARPDMVPFSGQCQGHRAELFRLHGAWPEALEAAAVAQKRAINGDPQALFGGYYQQGEVQRLAGSLDAAEASYRQAARSGYDPQPGLALLWLARGDPQQAQTMIRRAAGEADQATRRHLLPAIVEIELAAADPEAAARAAAELEFFAREYPKPMVRAAASQADGEVRLAGDDPAAACVSLRQAWHLWAELGVPYEAARCRVLIGIACRALGDEASALMDFESAHAEFLDLGAAPAAAWAASLIQAGQDDPGRRQGLLTPREVEVLRLVASGQGNRAIAAHLFLSEKTVARHISNIFLKLGLSSRAAATKYAFEHGLTG
- the groES gene encoding co-chaperone GroES, with translation MSVSIKPLEDRIVVRPLEAEQTTASGLVIPDSAQEKPQEGEVVAVGPGRFEDGNRVPVDVAVGDVVIYSKYGGTEVKTGGTEYLVLSARDVLAIVVK
- a CDS encoding shikimate 5-dehydrogenase — encoded protein: MTLCISLSARPSNNGTRFHNHLYEQLNLNWIYKAFAPTNLEQAIAGVRGLGIRGCAISMPYKEDVIALVDEMDPSAKAIDSVNTIVNTDGHLKAYNTDYTAIEQLLATNKVPTGYSVLVQGAGGMAKATVAALRDAGFTDVTVLARNESTGRALAEQYGFQWRAALDGGTADLIINVTPIGMAGGPEAESLAFPQEAIAAARVVFDVVALPAETPLVKAARAAGKPVITGAEVATIQALEQFVLYTGVRPTAGQVRAAEEFMRAQ